The following coding sequences lie in one Streptococcus suis genomic window:
- a CDS encoding LytR family transcriptional regulator — protein MTIGKKIFLMSLAIVGLTLGAGLIYGASLLNFSTGTISKTYKQLDGEEEITPIDATEPLTILLMGVDMDQATRGGDWEGGRSDSMILVTVNPKTKETNMMSLTRDIMVEIAEANGESSGTVEKLNHSYSYGQAPMAIATIEKMMDITIDRYIEINMDGLVELVDAVGGIEVNNTLGFPISISEHEPAYTSIVQPGKQLVNGEQALVYARMRYDDPEGDIGRQRRQREVITAIIKKLLQLDGFTQYKKILTAISNNMRTNIEISPATIPNLLGYKDSVSKLNSYQLRGVDQMVDAIYYQLPTSEHLLEMQNILKKSIGLEENTGLVTNVKVYEGQMGLPSPINVYDVYTNLLLLEASPWAESLDPEIGSPSATTTVTTEEQVTDFSTEPVLGDENGSQ, from the coding sequence ATGACAATTGGAAAAAAAATATTCTTAATGTCTTTGGCTATTGTTGGTTTAACACTAGGTGCCGGCTTAATATACGGGGCCAGCTTGTTAAATTTTTCTACAGGTACTATTTCAAAAACCTATAAGCAGCTAGATGGAGAGGAAGAAATCACTCCTATTGATGCGACAGAGCCCCTAACTATCCTACTGATGGGGGTGGATATGGACCAAGCGACCCGCGGGGGAGATTGGGAGGGTGGCCGTAGTGATTCGATGATTTTGGTAACTGTTAATCCCAAGACTAAGGAAACCAATATGATGAGCTTGACTCGTGATATTATGGTTGAGATTGCAGAAGCGAATGGGGAGTCTTCAGGAACGGTTGAAAAACTAAATCATTCTTATAGCTACGGACAGGCACCGATGGCCATTGCCACGATCGAAAAGATGATGGATATTACCATTGACCGCTATATCGAAATAAATATGGATGGTCTGGTTGAGCTTGTTGATGCGGTTGGAGGTATTGAGGTAAACAATACTCTTGGCTTCCCTATATCCATTTCGGAACATGAGCCTGCCTACACCTCTATTGTTCAGCCGGGGAAACAGTTGGTAAATGGGGAACAGGCGCTGGTTTATGCTCGGATGCGCTATGATGATCCTGAGGGGGATATTGGTCGTCAGAGACGTCAACGTGAAGTTATAACGGCTATTATAAAAAAACTCCTTCAGTTAGACGGTTTTACCCAGTATAAGAAGATTCTGACTGCCATTTCTAATAATATGCGAACCAACATTGAGATTAGTCCTGCGACAATTCCAAATCTCTTGGGGTACAAGGACTCTGTCTCCAAGTTGAATTCCTATCAGTTGCGCGGTGTGGATCAAATGGTTGATGCAATCTATTATCAATTACCAACCAGCGAACACCTATTGGAAATGCAAAATATTTTGAAAAAATCTATCGGCTTAGAAGAAAATACCGGCTTAGTCACAAACGTGAAGGTCTACGAAGGACAGATGGGATTGCCAAGTCCAATAAACGTTTATGATGTATATACAAATCTCTTGTTGTTAGAAGCAAGTCCATGGGCAGAAAGCTTGGATCCAGAAATAGGGAGTCCATCGGCTACTACGACTGTGACAACAGAAGAGCAGGTAACCGATTTTTCAACAGAGCCAGTACTTGGTGATGAAAACGGGTCACAATAA
- a CDS encoding N-acetyltransferase: MSEKEVYFSEAEPADAAAFIDFMNQVARETDYLVMDETGFRFSVDEMETIFEAGIENPRELCLLAKVGSEVVGAISVKSSKQFRISHIGNIFIAVKKAYWGHGLGTILLEEVLHWAEEMDVLKRLELTVQVRNEAAVHLYQKLGFNIEGTQIRGARTDEGEWLDLYYMGKLIGEV, from the coding sequence ATGTCTGAAAAAGAAGTGTATTTTAGTGAAGCTGAACCAGCTGATGCAGCAGCTTTTATTGATTTTATGAATCAAGTTGCTAGAGAAACGGATTATCTGGTCATGGATGAGACTGGTTTTCGATTTAGTGTTGATGAAATGGAGACCATCTTCGAAGCAGGAATTGAAAATCCTCGTGAATTGTGCCTGTTGGCTAAGGTTGGTTCGGAAGTCGTCGGCGCAATTTCTGTTAAGTCCTCTAAGCAGTTTCGCATTAGCCATATCGGAAATATTTTTATTGCAGTAAAAAAAGCCTACTGGGGTCACGGTCTAGGGACGATTTTACTGGAGGAAGTATTGCATTGGGCAGAGGAAATGGATGTATTGAAGCGTTTGGAATTAACGGTTCAGGTTCGCAATGAGGCGGCAGTACATTTATACCAAAAACTAGGATTCAACATTGAAGGAACCCAGATACGTGGGGCTAGAACAGATGAAGGAGAATGGCTTGATCTTTATTATATGGGCAAGTTAATTGGTGAAGTATGA
- a CDS encoding tRNA (adenosine(37)-N6)-threonylcarbamoyltransferase complex ATPase subunit type 1 TsaE, whose translation MYSQNENELIAIGERIGKACKPNQVLVLSGDLGAGKTTLTKGLAKGLKIEQMIKSPTYTIVREYEGTMPLYHLDVYRIGDDPDSIDLDDFLYGGGLTVIEWGELLDVSLFDDYLLIRIEKEGDGRRLTVESHGAQSSDLAKEFQNV comes from the coding sequence ATGTATAGTCAGAATGAAAATGAATTGATTGCCATTGGTGAGAGAATTGGAAAAGCCTGTAAGCCAAATCAAGTTCTAGTATTATCAGGGGATTTGGGTGCTGGGAAAACAACTCTGACCAAGGGTTTGGCCAAGGGATTAAAAATTGAACAGATGATTAAGAGTCCTACTTATACGATTGTGCGAGAGTATGAGGGGACCATGCCACTCTATCACTTAGATGTTTATCGAATTGGAGATGACCCTGACTCGATTGATTTGGATGATTTTCTCTATGGAGGAGGTCTAACGGTTATCGAGTGGGGAGAATTACTGGATGTCAGTCTATTTGATGACTATTTGCTCATTCGTATAGAGAAAGAGGGAGATGGTCGACGATTGACAGTCGAATCTCATGGGGCTCAAAGTAGCGATTTAGCGAAGGAGTTCCAAAATGTCTGA